A genomic segment from Spirochaetota bacterium encodes:
- a CDS encoding MFS transporter — MSKPQIVPQETSAPLSLLRKLGYGVGDFASNITWQVVRLYLLFFYTDVFGITAAEAGVIFLVSRVWDAIFDPMIGYIADHTHTRWGKFRPYILFGSLPLGIILVMTFTTPDLGHDGKFVWALVSYLLLVTLYSAVNLPFSSLTAAMTQDTNERGTLSGFRVFFAILAGILVAVSTLPLVNSFPTKEIGFRNVLIIFSAIATIVFFITFLSTRERISVESHVGYSLKEALRLLMANKPLIALSMSVFFLGIANTMTGATSLYFIKYNLKREDLYPVYALFVALCLIVGVVLSTIMSKRIGKKNMYYAAIAIGMAVNVGVFVTPYSNIGLIFILGALGGIGGGAGAQLMWSMAPDTVEYAEWKTGLRAEGLTYSAFSFVQKLDTAIGGAFAGMILAFVGYVPNGVQTGTALNGILGIMTIAPFTAGILGIFCMRWYSLDSVRFNTIVSELKERKIGTKG, encoded by the coding sequence CGGACGTTTTCGGCATCACCGCCGCGGAGGCGGGCGTGATTTTCCTGGTTTCGCGCGTATGGGACGCGATCTTCGATCCCATGATCGGGTATATCGCCGACCACACGCATACGCGGTGGGGCAAATTTCGCCCGTACATATTATTCGGGTCGCTGCCGCTGGGTATAATCCTGGTCATGACGTTCACGACCCCGGACCTGGGTCACGACGGAAAGTTCGTCTGGGCGCTGGTGTCGTACCTGCTCCTGGTTACCTTATATTCGGCGGTGAATCTGCCGTTCTCGTCACTGACCGCCGCCATGACCCAGGATACCAACGAAAGGGGAACGCTTTCCGGATTCCGGGTATTTTTCGCGATACTGGCGGGCATACTCGTGGCCGTGAGCACGCTGCCGCTGGTGAACTCGTTCCCGACAAAGGAGATCGGTTTTCGCAACGTACTGATTATTTTTTCCGCGATAGCGACGATAGTATTCTTCATCACCTTCCTGAGCACCAGGGAGAGAATATCGGTCGAAAGCCATGTGGGCTATTCACTGAAAGAAGCGCTCAGGCTTCTCATGGCGAACAAACCGCTTATCGCCCTGAGCATGTCGGTGTTTTTCCTGGGCATCGCCAATACCATGACCGGCGCCACGAGCCTGTATTTCATAAAATACAATCTTAAGCGCGAGGACCTGTATCCCGTCTATGCACTGTTTGTCGCCCTGTGTCTCATCGTGGGAGTCGTGCTTTCCACGATCATGAGCAAGCGGATCGGAAAGAAGAACATGTATTATGCCGCGATCGCGATAGGTATGGCGGTTAACGTCGGGGTTTTCGTCACTCCCTACAGTAATATCGGACTCATATTCATCTTAGGCGCGTTAGGTGGAATAGGCGGGGGTGCGGGGGCGCAGCTCATGTGGTCCATGGCGCCCGATACCGTTGAATACGCGGAGTGGAAAACCGGCCTTCGCGCGGAGGGACTTACCTATTCGGCTTTCTCCTTCGTACAAAAGCTGGACACGGCGATCGGCGGCGCGTTCGCCGGGATGATCCTGGCATTCGTGGGTTACGTTCCCAACGGCGTCCAAACCGGCACCGCGTTAAACGGAATACTGGGCATAATGACGATCGCTCCTTTCACCGCGGGAATCCTGGGGATTTTCTGTATGCGCTGGTACTCGCTGGATTCCGTAAGGTTCAACACGATCGTTTCGGAATTGAAGGAAAGAAAAATCGGAACGAAGGGGTGA